One window of Ziziphus jujuba cultivar Dongzao chromosome 5, ASM3175591v1 genomic DNA carries:
- the LOC107419837 gene encoding cytokinin riboside 5'-monophosphate phosphoribohydrolase LOG5 produces the protein MVEEKKLTGKSRFKRVCVFCGSTTGKRDCYSDAAVELGQELVSRKLDLVYGGGSVGLMGIVSREVYRGGGHVLGIIPRSLMCREITGETIGEVRPVADMHQRKAEMARHSDCFIALPGGYGTLEELLEVISWAQLGIHDKPVGLLNVEGYYNYLLTFIDKAVDEGFIQRTIIVSAPNASELVQKLEDYEPVHDGVIATAKWEGEQVELNACLYADTAR, from the exons GGAGAAGAAGCTGACAGGGAAGTCAAGGTTTAAAAGAGTATGCGTTTTCTGTGGGAGCACTACAGGCAAGAGAGACTGCTACAGTGATGCTGCTGTTGAACTTGGACAAGAGCTG GTTTCGAGGAAGTTGGACCTTGTTTATGGAGGAGGAAGTGTTGGATTAATGGGCATAGTTTCTCGAGAGGTTTATCGCGGTGGTGGACACGTACTAGG AATCATCCCCAGAAGTCTAATGTGCAGAGAG ATAACTGGGGAAACAATCGGGGAGGTAAGACCTGTAGCCGACATGCATCAAAGGAAAGCTGAGATGGCCCGCCATTCTGACTGTTTCATTGCCCTTCCAG GAGGGTATGGAACTTTGGAAGAGCTGCTAGAAGTCATTTCTTGGGCCCAGCTTGGAATCCACGACAAGCCT GTGGGTTTGCTAAATGTGGAAGGCTACTACAACTATCTCCTCACCTTCATAGACAAAGCCGTGGATGAGGGCTTTATCCAGCGCACCATAATCGTCTCTGCTCCTAACGCTAGCGAACTCGTTCAAAAACTCGAG GACTACGAGCCAGTGCATGATGGAGTGATTGCAACGGCTAAATGGGAGGGCGAACAAGTGGAGCTCAATGCGTGCTTGTACGCAGATACTGCTCGTTAA